In a genomic window of Novosphingobium sp. KA1:
- a CDS encoding helix-turn-helix transcriptional regulator, whose protein sequence is MDTESALSMLAALAHPTRLDAFRLLVRNEPDGLATGALVDASQLSQSTFSSHLAILAKAGLVQSRKQGRQQIQRADIDALRALLVYLARDCCEGRTELCAPLLAELTCC, encoded by the coding sequence ATGGATACCGAATCCGCGCTCTCCATGCTTGCCGCGCTAGCTCACCCGACCCGGCTCGACGCCTTTCGCCTGCTGGTCCGCAACGAGCCGGATGGCCTTGCGACCGGCGCGCTGGTCGACGCCTCGCAGCTGAGCCAGAGCACCTTTTCCAGCCATCTCGCGATCCTGGCGAAAGCCGGTCTCGTGCAATCACGCAAGCAGGGGCGCCAACAGATCCAGCGCGCCGACATCGATGCGCTGCGGGCCTTGCTGGTCTACCTGGCCCGGGATTGCTGCGAGGGGCGCACCGAGCTTTGCGCACCGCTG
- a CDS encoding LacI family DNA-binding transcriptional regulator, protein MASIRDVAAAAGVSIKTVSRVVNKAPNVSEDLRSRVSGAIERLGYRPNQSARRLAGGRSFMLAFLYNNPTPGYTSALQVGAANRCRELGYHLVVEPMPLDGPERFEILDRLVAALRPDGVFLAPPLSDDKALLQHLSELNLSCARLAGSIMAESFNIPTPERAAGRMIADHLIELGHRRIGVITPPAGHRAAQARVEGFRDGLSAATGLALDPTFVAGDFDFASGEQAAGQLLAQDPPPTAIFATNDAMALGVMTCAHRRGLRVPADLSIVGFDDTSASATTWPPLTTVRQPLDEMGRALVDALVGDVDEAPEFRFELVRRESTGPAPAR, encoded by the coding sequence ATGGCCAGTATTCGTGACGTTGCCGCCGCAGCCGGCGTTTCCATCAAGACCGTGTCCCGCGTTGTCAACAAGGCGCCGAACGTCAGCGAGGACCTGCGCAGCCGTGTGAGCGGGGCGATCGAACGTCTCGGCTATCGGCCCAATCAGTCGGCCCGGCGCCTGGCGGGAGGCCGCTCCTTCATGCTGGCGTTTCTCTACAACAATCCGACCCCCGGCTATACGTCGGCCCTCCAGGTCGGTGCGGCCAACCGGTGCCGCGAGCTTGGCTATCACCTCGTCGTCGAGCCGATGCCGCTGGACGGGCCGGAACGCTTCGAGATTCTCGACCGCCTCGTCGCCGCGCTGCGGCCTGACGGCGTGTTTCTGGCCCCGCCGCTGTCGGACGACAAGGCGCTGCTCCAGCATTTGTCCGAACTCAATCTGTCCTGTGCGCGGCTCGCCGGCTCGATCATGGCGGAAAGCTTCAACATCCCGACGCCGGAACGGGCGGCAGGGCGCATGATCGCCGACCATCTGATCGAACTTGGCCACCGGCGCATCGGCGTGATCACGCCGCCTGCCGGTCACCGGGCGGCACAGGCCCGCGTCGAGGGTTTTCGCGACGGGCTGAGCGCCGCGACGGGGCTTGCGCTAGACCCGACGTTTGTTGCCGGTGATTTTGACTTTGCCTCGGGCGAGCAGGCGGCGGGACAGCTGCTCGCCCAGGATCCGCCGCCCACGGCGATCTTCGCCACCAACGATGCGATGGCGCTCGGGGTGATGACCTGCGCCCATCGGCGCGGGCTTAGAGTGCCGGCGGACCTCTCGATCGTCGGCTTTGACGATACGTCGGCCAGCGCCACCACCTGGCCGCCGCTCACCACGGTGCGCCAGCCACTGGACGAGATGGGCAGGGCGCTGGTCGATGCGCTGGTCGGCGACGTCGACGAGGCGCCGGAGTTCCGCTTCGAACTCGTGCGGCGCGAAAGTACCGGTCCAGCTCCGGCAAGGTGA